From Pirellulales bacterium, the proteins below share one genomic window:
- a CDS encoding protein kinase yields the protein MAGDNDITLDDVATQIAEEFRAGNQPSLDDFCERYPELAYEIRAVFTTLLQLERARPDTQQRAASDLLRLLSSTEVPPLGDYRILREIGRGGMGVVFEAVQESLQRRVALKVLSPWCLRDPRHLQRFEHEARAAAALHHTNIVPVLGVGEERGLHYLVMQLISGAALDEILAVLGEREALAGPSEMALRIAARLRCSQPTDAKHAGPLPSTPVAVVASPTLRQASYWRHVAALGLQAAEALAYAHRQGVVHRDIKPSNILVDESGNLWIADFGLAKTADSADLTMSGELVGTARYLPPERLQGTIDARGDIYALGATLYELAVLRPPFAETDKAVLLKRIAETEPPRPRAINRAIPRDLETIIGKAMAKRPSDRYSSAGELAADLRNYLNDQPIGARRISPVERLWRACRRRPAVAIPTLAAILLVLVVAIGSSIAAARLQQKNQLALDAQRRAEEAERSRRLELFRVHVASARNASQTGKLGQRLAGLRSVRDALQALAPAQPDGRQAFELTEAAISCLARADLRELQRVNVRGRYDEVDVDPLFQVFLQPARRGTGSDVVSLSNPNDRTVYPGEDGEETDFIGWRTFSRAGRWLLENAFCSRQDDRKRLRVWERSSGRLVVDLASAENINGYAFHPDERHLLIIESQGVVRLLDLETGGLAREFSRRLFAKRPQFSPDGSRLAFLNATHRVEFVEVEELETLATLADVEEASEIAFHDDHTLIVGTSEGDLYEWKVAENRGRFLPGKHFSAIQRIQISPDAGLMASSDSVGTHVRSTREDRTLLELPGAVVRFAPDGKRIAVHDRNDLALYEIIAAPALRVLNDSSAEAAVFSPDGRWLAASGPAGVKLYSGTDLEPAADLGLDYCGPVAFSADGRQLATMGMFSEACRWPIGASVPTEIGPPQALFHQQVPDFFSDRLAPQHHGRHVVYSGDGRLFIADYRRGHVLVSDSAGLPPREFADFLNVARLVVSPDGKWLGGASVISRTVRVWDAQRATIVLDLPDHAAVAFSHDGLWCALRSASEICVFRTSDWQPECRIPLAASRSEFYLPLVFQPQGGLLAVAGHDQRVYLYPPGSTDAVAYLPHPENSTITHLTFSPDGRRLVVVAPPLGILVWDLPQLQGELAALGTPLGGQPRATGAAVANSTDAATSVVVDTTGLIPGRWHRCWVRMAEIEALKGNLPDAVHAVQCALDRAVDASPSEKAELLTLRGVYELQNHDPLAANDSFSAAVRIDPAAEKAIRLLARQLVLGPWEVQDPQCAMSFIARPLVETPGDEELLVYQAIAQIRCDNADEGLQTLAKVEFSDRWKPTVAYVLALAWQDRDRAVAREHFAVAEQLREERHDRLSSAEREELERLRGEIDSRWRREASP from the coding sequence ATGGCGGGCGACAACGACATCACTCTCGACGACGTCGCCACGCAAATCGCCGAGGAATTTCGCGCGGGCAACCAACCCTCGCTCGACGACTTTTGCGAGCGCTATCCCGAGCTGGCGTATGAGATCCGCGCGGTCTTCACCACCTTGCTCCAGTTGGAACGAGCACGCCCCGACACGCAGCAACGCGCGGCGAGCGATCTGCTGCGGCTCCTCTCGAGCACCGAAGTGCCTCCGCTGGGCGATTATCGCATCCTGCGCGAGATCGGCCGCGGCGGCATGGGAGTCGTCTTCGAGGCCGTGCAGGAATCGCTCCAGCGGCGCGTCGCTCTCAAGGTGCTCTCGCCGTGGTGCCTGCGCGATCCCCGGCACTTGCAGCGGTTCGAGCACGAGGCGCGGGCGGCGGCCGCGCTGCATCACACGAACATCGTGCCCGTGCTGGGAGTGGGCGAAGAACGAGGACTGCACTATCTGGTGATGCAGCTCATTTCGGGAGCGGCGCTCGATGAGATTCTCGCGGTGCTCGGCGAGCGTGAAGCTCTGGCGGGCCCCAGCGAAATGGCCCTCCGGATCGCCGCCCGTTTACGCTGCTCGCAGCCAACCGACGCGAAACACGCCGGGCCGCTGCCATCGACCCCCGTGGCGGTCGTAGCGTCCCCAACATTGCGGCAGGCGAGCTACTGGCGTCATGTCGCGGCGCTCGGCTTGCAGGCGGCCGAGGCGCTGGCCTACGCTCACCGCCAGGGGGTGGTGCATCGCGACATCAAGCCATCGAACATCCTGGTCGACGAGAGCGGCAACCTCTGGATCGCCGACTTCGGACTGGCCAAGACGGCCGACAGCGCCGACCTGACGATGTCTGGAGAGTTGGTGGGCACGGCGCGCTATCTGCCGCCCGAACGGCTGCAGGGTACGATCGATGCGCGGGGCGACATCTATGCCCTGGGAGCGACTCTGTACGAGTTGGCCGTGTTGCGCCCCCCCTTTGCCGAGACCGATAAGGCTGTCCTGCTGAAGCGGATCGCGGAGACCGAGCCTCCACGGCCGCGGGCGATCAATCGTGCGATCCCGCGCGACCTGGAGACCATCATCGGCAAGGCGATGGCGAAGCGGCCAAGCGATCGGTACTCTTCCGCCGGCGAGTTGGCAGCGGATCTGCGCAACTACTTGAACGATCAGCCGATCGGCGCGCGGAGGATTTCGCCGGTCGAGCGGTTGTGGCGTGCCTGCCGACGTCGGCCCGCCGTCGCGATTCCCACCCTGGCGGCGATTCTGCTGGTGCTGGTCGTCGCGATCGGCTCGTCGATCGCGGCCGCGCGGCTCCAGCAGAAAAACCAACTGGCGCTCGACGCGCAGCGGCGCGCCGAAGAAGCGGAACGCTCGCGGCGACTGGAGCTGTTTCGTGTTCACGTGGCCAGCGCACGCAACGCCTCGCAAACCGGCAAGCTTGGTCAGCGTTTGGCGGGCCTTCGGTCGGTTCGTGACGCCTTGCAGGCCTTGGCGCCGGCGCAACCCGATGGCCGCCAAGCATTCGAGTTGACCGAGGCGGCCATCTCCTGCCTGGCTCGCGCCGATCTGCGCGAATTGCAGCGAGTAAATGTGCGCGGCCGCTACGACGAGGTGGATGTCGATCCGCTGTTCCAAGTTTTCTTGCAGCCGGCACGCCGGGGCACGGGCTCCGACGTCGTTTCGCTATCGAACCCCAACGATCGTACGGTGTATCCGGGAGAGGATGGAGAAGAAACCGATTTCATCGGCTGGCGCACGTTCAGTCGCGCCGGACGCTGGCTGCTGGAAAATGCCTTCTGCTCCCGGCAGGATGATCGAAAGCGCCTGCGCGTCTGGGAACGCTCGAGCGGCCGACTGGTCGTCGATCTGGCAAGCGCTGAAAACATCAATGGCTACGCTTTCCATCCCGACGAACGCCATCTGTTGATCATTGAAAGCCAGGGTGTCGTGCGGCTGCTCGATTTGGAAACAGGTGGTCTGGCACGCGAGTTTTCCCGGCGGCTCTTTGCGAAACGACCGCAGTTCAGCCCGGATGGATCGCGCCTGGCGTTTCTGAACGCCACGCACCGAGTCGAGTTCGTCGAGGTCGAGGAATTGGAGACTCTCGCCACCTTGGCGGACGTGGAGGAGGCGAGCGAAATCGCTTTTCATGACGATCATACGCTGATCGTCGGCACCAGCGAGGGAGACCTCTACGAATGGAAGGTCGCTGAAAATCGCGGCCGATTCTTACCGGGCAAGCATTTCTCGGCGATCCAACGGATCCAAATCTCTCCCGATGCCGGACTGATGGCATCTTCAGATTCCGTCGGGACGCACGTCCGCAGCACTCGCGAAGATCGAACGCTCTTGGAACTGCCGGGCGCGGTGGTTCGATTTGCTCCGGATGGTAAGAGAATCGCCGTACACGACCGTAACGATCTCGCCCTCTACGAGATCATCGCGGCGCCGGCATTGCGTGTGTTGAATGATTCCTCGGCCGAAGCAGCCGTGTTCAGCCCGGATGGACGCTGGCTGGCTGCCTCCGGACCTGCCGGCGTGAAGCTCTATTCCGGAACGGATCTCGAGCCGGCTGCGGATTTGGGGCTCGACTATTGCGGACCGGTTGCTTTTTCCGCCGACGGAAGGCAACTGGCGACGATGGGAATGTTCAGCGAGGCTTGCCGCTGGCCCATCGGCGCGTCTGTGCCGACCGAGATCGGTCCTCCCCAAGCGCTGTTCCACCAACAGGTGCCGGACTTCTTCTCCGATCGCCTGGCCCCACAGCACCATGGCCGCCACGTGGTGTACAGCGGCGATGGTCGCTTGTTCATTGCCGACTATCGCCGCGGTCACGTGCTCGTGTCCGATTCGGCCGGCCTGCCGCCGCGAGAATTCGCCGATTTCTTGAATGTCGCGCGGCTGGTTGTTAGTCCAGATGGAAAATGGTTGGGCGGGGCTTCCGTGATTTCCAGAACGGTCCGCGTATGGGACGCTCAGCGCGCGACTATTGTCTTGGATCTGCCGGACCATGCGGCGGTCGCCTTCAGTCATGACGGGCTCTGGTGTGCTTTGCGTTCGGCCAGCGAAATCTGCGTCTTTCGCACGAGCGACTGGCAGCCCGAGTGCCGGATTCCCTTGGCAGCTTCGCGCAGCGAGTTTTATCTGCCGCTAGTATTTCAACCGCAGGGCGGACTGCTGGCGGTCGCGGGTCACGACCAGCGGGTGTATCTCTATCCTCCGGGATCGACCGACGCCGTCGCCTACCTGCCGCATCCGGAAAACAGCACGATCACGCATCTCACGTTCAGCCCCGATGGACGGCGCCTGGTAGTGGTCGCGCCGCCGCTGGGGATTCTGGTCTGGGACCTGCCCCAGTTGCAGGGCGAGTTGGCTGCGCTGGGAACGCCACTCGGCGGACAGCCCCGGGCAACCGGCGCCGCCGTGGCGAATTCAACAGACGCAGCCACGTCCGTGGTAGTAGACACGACGGGGCTCATTCCGGGTCGGTGGCATCGATGCTGGGTTCGCATGGCCGAGATCGAAGCGCTCAAAGGCAATTTGCCCGACGCGGTACACGCCGTTCAGTGCGCTCTCGATCGAGCAGTAGATGCCAGCCCGAGCGAGAAAGCCGAGTTGCTTACCCTGCGCGGTGTCTATGAATTGCAAAATCATGACCCCTTGGCGGCGAACGACAGCTTCTCAGCTGCCGTGCGCATCGATCCTGCCGCGGAGAAAGCGATACGTCTGTTGGCGCGACAGCTTGTGCTGGGACCTTGGGAAGTACAAGATCCGCAGTGCGCCATGTCATTCATCGCGCGACCGTTGGTCGAAACGCCCGGCGATGAAGAGTTGCTGGTCTATCAGGCCATCGCTCAGATTCGTTGCGACAACGCTGATGAGGGCCTGCAAACCCTGGCCAAGGTAGAGTTCAGCGATCGTTGGAAACCAACGGTCGCCTATGTGCTTGCGCTGGCGTGGCAAGACCGCGATCGAGCGGTTGCTCGCGAGCACTTTGCCGTTGCCGAGCAGCTTCGCGAGGAGAGGCACGATCGCCTCTCCTCGGCCGAACGAGAGGAACTCGAACGACTGCGGGGCGAAATCGATTCCCGCTGGCGCCGGGAGGCCTCGCCCTAA
- a CDS encoding glutamine synthetase III, protein MSMALSNGAGTKQGSATSARGNNSPSGLTARMAAISAVTNYKPTEPPLNFVDTPARSLFASNVFDKTQMKERLPKAVYKSLCKTIDAGEKLDPAIADVVAAAMKDWAIEKGATHYAHVFYPLTGLTAEKHDSFLSPDGNGSAMTEFSGKQLIQGEPDGSSFPTGGIRATFEARGYTIWDVTSPAYILENPNGTTLCIPTAFVSWTGEALDKKTPVLRSMQALNKQAQRILKLFGHTDGAFVASTAGPEQEYFLVDRNFYFSRPDLLNAGRTLFGAKPPKGQEFEDHYFGAIPERVLAFMLETERELFKLGVPVKTRHNEVAPSQYEIAPVFESANLATDHQQLIMLTLKRVAEKYGMACLTHEKPFAGVNGSGKHVNWSLGSSSQGNLLDPGDTPHENAQFLVFCGAVIRAVHKYQGLLRAVVATAGNDHRLGANEAPPAIISIFLGSQLADVFEQIKTGGAKSSIAKGTLHVGVDVLPPLPKDAGDRNRTSPFAFTGNRFEFRAVGSNQSIAGPLVAMNTIVCESLDYCATKLEKATGGDPKKLNDAIQELLSEIITECGSVIFNGDGYSAEWHAEAAKRGLLNLKNSTDALPQLETKEAKELFTKYNVLSERELESRLEIYLEQYCRTVRVEANLTLEMARTLIFPAAIRYQNELASTCANLKLVGYDFDTDTLDVITDMVKSLQDSIGLLARVLSDVPHDSALTAAQYYCDEVLPAMALVRKFVDELEGWVADDLWPLPTYQEMLFIK, encoded by the coding sequence ATGAGCATGGCGTTGAGTAACGGGGCGGGTACCAAGCAGGGGTCGGCAACCTCGGCCCGCGGCAACAATTCTCCCAGCGGTTTAACCGCGCGGATGGCGGCGATCTCGGCGGTGACGAACTACAAGCCGACCGAGCCCCCGCTGAACTTCGTCGACACCCCGGCTCGTTCGCTGTTCGCTTCGAACGTCTTCGACAAGACGCAGATGAAGGAGCGTCTGCCGAAGGCCGTCTACAAGTCGCTGTGCAAGACGATCGACGCGGGCGAGAAGCTCGATCCGGCCATCGCCGATGTCGTCGCCGCGGCCATGAAGGACTGGGCGATCGAGAAGGGGGCCACGCACTACGCCCACGTTTTCTACCCGCTCACCGGTTTGACTGCCGAGAAGCACGACAGCTTCTTGTCGCCCGACGGCAACGGCAGCGCGATGACCGAGTTCAGCGGCAAACAGTTGATTCAAGGCGAGCCGGACGGTTCGAGCTTTCCGACGGGGGGCATTCGCGCCACGTTCGAGGCGCGGGGCTACACGATCTGGGATGTGACGAGCCCGGCTTATATTCTCGAAAACCCGAACGGAACCACCCTGTGCATTCCGACGGCCTTCGTGTCCTGGACTGGCGAAGCACTCGATAAGAAGACCCCGGTACTCCGCTCGATGCAAGCGCTGAACAAGCAGGCGCAGCGCATCTTGAAGCTGTTCGGCCACACGGATGGCGCGTTCGTCGCGTCGACGGCGGGCCCCGAGCAAGAGTACTTCCTCGTCGATCGCAATTTCTACTTCTCGCGTCCCGACCTGCTGAATGCCGGCCGCACGCTGTTCGGCGCCAAGCCGCCGAAGGGGCAGGAGTTCGAGGATCACTACTTCGGCGCCATTCCCGAGCGCGTGCTGGCTTTCATGCTCGAAACGGAGCGTGAGTTGTTCAAGCTGGGCGTGCCGGTGAAGACCCGCCACAACGAGGTGGCTCCGAGCCAGTATGAAATCGCCCCGGTGTTCGAATCGGCCAATCTGGCGACCGACCACCAGCAGTTGATCATGCTCACGCTCAAGCGCGTGGCCGAGAAGTACGGCATGGCCTGCCTGACGCACGAGAAGCCCTTTGCGGGAGTCAACGGCTCGGGCAAGCACGTGAACTGGTCGCTAGGCAGCTCGTCGCAGGGCAACCTGCTCGATCCGGGAGACACGCCGCACGAGAACGCCCAGTTCCTCGTCTTCTGCGGGGCGGTCATCCGTGCCGTCCACAAGTATCAGGGTCTGCTCCGTGCCGTCGTGGCCACGGCCGGCAACGATCATCGCCTGGGCGCCAACGAGGCTCCGCCGGCGATCATCTCGATCTTCCTCGGCTCGCAGTTGGCCGACGTGTTCGAGCAGATCAAGACGGGTGGCGCGAAGTCGTCGATCGCCAAGGGGACGCTGCACGTCGGCGTCGACGTGCTGCCGCCGCTGCCGAAGGACGCGGGCGACCGCAACCGCACGAGCCCCTTTGCCTTCACGGGCAATCGCTTCGAGTTCCGTGCCGTCGGCTCAAACCAGTCGATTGCCGGCCCGCTGGTGGCCATGAACACGATCGTCTGCGAGTCGCTCGACTACTGTGCGACGAAGCTCGAAAAGGCGACCGGGGGCGATCCGAAGAAGCTGAACGATGCCATCCAGGAGCTGCTGTCGGAGATCATCACCGAGTGTGGCTCGGTGATCTTCAATGGCGACGGTTACTCGGCCGAATGGCATGCCGAGGCCGCCAAGCGTGGCCTGTTGAATCTGAAGAACTCGACCGACGCTCTGCCTCAGCTCGAGACGAAGGAAGCCAAGGAGCTGTTCACCAAGTACAACGTGCTCAGCGAGCGCGAGCTCGAAAGCCGGCTCGAGATTTATCTCGAGCAATACTGCCGCACGGTGCGGGTGGAAGCCAACCTGACGCTCGAGATGGCTCGCACGTTGATCTTCCCGGCCGCGATCCGCTACCAGAACGAGCTCGCCTCGACCTGTGCGAATCTGAAGCTGGTGGGATACGATTTCGACACCGACACGCTCGACGTCATCACCGACATGGTGAAGTCGCTGCAGGACAGCATTGGGCTGCTGGCCCGAGTCCTCAGCGACGTGCCGCACGACAGCGCCCTGACCGCGGCGCAATACTACTGCGACGAGGTGCTGCCGGCGATGGCGCTCGTGCGCAAGTTCGTCGACGAGTTGGAAGGCTGGGTGGCCGACGACCTGTGGCCGCTGCCGACCTACCAGGAAATGCTGTTTATCAAGTAG
- a CDS encoding MotA/TolQ/ExbB proton channel family protein, whose product MTTSSQSTSTSHTAAGSGASRWLPTKLFDPTFSISAVATIAFYALMSQPSMHGTLLHRYTSEHPVEYVIVGLFIWGVVDILFKVLAFPQEMLALRRQWIPPREGRVPLEQAAVWLGEIKACPAWLRESRVAQRLTRALQYLLDNGSAEDYRAHLEYLEIQSEEAQHAKYGLVRFVIWVSPVLGFLGTVIHFGMALSDISVNDMTERLPQVVSALGAAFNTSTTALVAATTMMFAAFVCERADRRIEMTINRLVERELTTRFEVSDPGTAPFVNVVQTANKAALVAVEQALRQQLEAWLNATNALRANADEVRRRDAQSWQKMCEAVVELHDQAETRREERFERLLGRLEAGQQKQIVDTRDNLERIGGIKEDIASLVAAVGEVANGERKLVELQTSLAENLRMLRETQQLDEALHGLSAAIHLLTARHLPGENAPALVRKSA is encoded by the coding sequence GTGACGACATCGTCTCAATCCACCTCGACCTCGCACACCGCCGCTGGATCGGGCGCCTCGCGCTGGCTGCCTACGAAGCTCTTCGATCCGACCTTCTCGATCTCGGCCGTCGCCACCATCGCCTTCTATGCGCTGATGAGCCAGCCCTCGATGCACGGGACTCTCCTGCATCGCTACACGTCCGAGCACCCGGTCGAATACGTGATCGTGGGCCTGTTCATCTGGGGTGTGGTCGACATCCTGTTCAAGGTGCTGGCTTTTCCGCAGGAGATGCTGGCCCTGCGCCGGCAATGGATTCCGCCGCGCGAGGGACGCGTGCCGCTCGAGCAGGCCGCCGTCTGGCTGGGCGAGATCAAGGCCTGCCCTGCCTGGCTCCGCGAGTCGCGCGTGGCGCAGCGGCTGACCCGGGCGCTGCAGTACCTGCTCGACAACGGCTCGGCCGAGGACTACCGCGCGCATCTCGAGTATCTCGAAATTCAGAGCGAGGAAGCGCAGCACGCCAAGTATGGGCTCGTGCGATTCGTGATCTGGGTCAGCCCGGTGTTGGGCTTCTTGGGCACGGTGATCCACTTCGGTATGGCGCTGAGCGATATCTCGGTGAACGACATGACCGAGCGCCTGCCGCAGGTGGTCAGCGCGCTGGGGGCCGCGTTCAACACGAGCACCACGGCCCTGGTCGCCGCGACGACGATGATGTTCGCGGCGTTCGTGTGCGAGCGGGCCGATCGTCGGATTGAAATGACCATCAATCGCCTCGTCGAACGCGAGCTGACGACGCGTTTCGAAGTGAGCGATCCGGGCACGGCGCCGTTCGTCAACGTCGTGCAGACGGCGAACAAGGCGGCGCTCGTGGCGGTCGAGCAAGCGCTGCGCCAGCAACTCGAGGCCTGGCTCAATGCCACGAACGCCCTGCGCGCCAATGCCGACGAGGTACGTCGCCGCGACGCTCAGTCGTGGCAGAAGATGTGCGAGGCCGTGGTCGAACTGCACGATCAGGCGGAAACACGCCGCGAGGAACGTTTCGAGCGACTGCTTGGACGGCTCGAAGCGGGACAGCAGAAGCAGATCGTCGATACGCGTGACAACCTCGAACGGATCGGTGGCATTAAGGAAGACATCGCCAGCCTGGTGGCCGCGGTGGGCGAAGTGGCCAATGGCGAGCGAAAGCTGGTCGAGTTGCAGACCTCGCTGGCCGAGAACCTACGCATGCTCCGCGAGACGCAGCAACTCGACGAGGCGCTGCACGGTCTGTCGGCGGCCATCCATCTTTTGACAGCGCGGCACCTACCTGGGGAAAACGCCCCAGCACTGGTGCGTAAGAGTGCGTAG
- a CDS encoding DedA family protein, which yields MQHVIDLFLHLDKHLEEMVEVWQVWTYVVLALVVFCETGLVVTPILPGDSLLFAAGALAALDTPLNVHLLFLLLAAAAILGDTVNYAIGAYLGPRALKIKSRFLNEKHIERTQAFFDRYGGMTIILARFVPIVRTFAPFLAGVGTMNYGRFIAYNIVGGTVWVAMFVYLGYFFGNLKIVKENFSLVVLAIIVLSVLPIVREVFLAWRQDKAKTPEA from the coding sequence ATTCAACACGTAATCGATCTGTTTCTGCACCTCGACAAGCATCTCGAAGAGATGGTCGAGGTGTGGCAGGTCTGGACGTATGTCGTGCTGGCGCTCGTGGTGTTCTGCGAGACCGGGTTGGTGGTGACACCGATTTTGCCGGGGGATTCGCTTCTCTTCGCCGCAGGCGCGCTGGCGGCGCTCGATACGCCGCTCAACGTCCATCTGTTGTTTTTGCTGCTGGCGGCAGCGGCGATTCTGGGCGATACGGTGAACTACGCAATCGGGGCCTACCTCGGGCCGCGAGCGCTGAAGATCAAATCGAGATTCTTGAACGAGAAACACATCGAACGGACGCAAGCCTTTTTCGATCGCTACGGCGGCATGACGATCATCCTCGCGCGGTTCGTCCCCATCGTGCGCACGTTCGCGCCGTTTCTGGCGGGCGTGGGCACGATGAACTACGGGCGCTTCATCGCCTACAACATCGTGGGGGGCACGGTGTGGGTGGCGATGTTCGTCTACCTGGGTTACTTCTTCGGCAACTTGAAGATCGTGAAGGAAAACTTCAGCCTGGTGGTGCTGGCGATCATCGTCCTTTCGGTGCTGCCCATCGTGCGCGAAGTGTTTCTCGCCTGGCGCCAGGACAAGGCCAAGACCCCCGAGGCCTAG
- a CDS encoding LysR family transcriptional regulator: MPSASNPQYYKQNRLQQLRGFCYAAQMGSISKAAERLFLSQPSVSLQIQALERELKTTLFERRGPKIKLTPDGAALYELAVKLVEELDTLHETFAARRGGLESGRLDIAAGESTILYILPQFVRQFVDVYAGIDLKLHNVTGRDGLAMLRSDEVDFAVGSMVEERADMEYHPLFSYDPMLITPLDHPLAKKKSVTIKEVAQHPLILPPRHLTTWKIADLVFEQHNLTYNVKLEAGGWEVIKKYVELGLGISIVTAICLTEHDRLAAIPLGKYFPQRTYGIVVRKGKFLSPQAQRFIDIMHAHAPDKKKSTRKPA, from the coding sequence ATGCCCAGTGCCTCGAATCCGCAGTATTACAAGCAGAATCGTCTCCAGCAGCTCCGAGGTTTTTGCTACGCCGCCCAGATGGGTAGTATCTCGAAAGCGGCCGAGCGGTTGTTCCTCAGCCAGCCCTCGGTCTCGCTGCAGATTCAGGCCCTCGAACGCGAATTGAAGACCACGCTGTTCGAGCGTCGTGGGCCGAAAATCAAGCTCACCCCCGACGGCGCCGCCCTCTACGAGTTGGCCGTCAAGCTCGTCGAAGAACTCGACACTCTGCACGAGACCTTTGCCGCGCGACGGGGTGGGCTCGAGTCTGGCCGGCTCGATATCGCCGCCGGCGAGTCGACCATTCTCTACATCCTGCCGCAGTTCGTCCGCCAGTTTGTCGACGTCTACGCCGGCATCGACCTCAAGCTGCACAACGTCACCGGCCGCGACGGTCTCGCCATGCTCCGTTCCGACGAGGTCGACTTCGCCGTCGGCTCGATGGTCGAGGAACGGGCCGACATGGAATACCATCCCCTCTTCTCCTACGACCCGATGCTCATCACCCCCCTCGATCATCCGCTGGCGAAGAAGAAGTCGGTCACGATCAAAGAGGTCGCGCAACATCCCCTCATCCTGCCACCGCGCCACCTGACGACCTGGAAGATCGCCGACCTGGTCTTCGAGCAGCACAACCTGACCTACAACGTCAAGCTCGAGGCGGGAGGCTGGGAAGTCATCAAGAAATACGTCGAGCTGGGGCTCGGCATCTCGATCGTCACGGCCATCTGCCTCACCGAACACGACCGGCTGGCCGCTATCCCCCTGGGCAAGTATTTTCCCCAGCGCACCTACGGCATCGTCGTGCGAAAAGGCAAGTTCCTCTCGCCGCAGGCACAGCGCTTCATCGACATCATGCACGCTCACGCCCCGGATAAGAAAAAATCCACCCGCAAACCGGCATAA
- a CDS encoding tartrate dehydrogenase: MKTFRIAVLPGDGIGQEVTTEVLRVLEAAAARDAGFCIAPTEFDWGVAHWERTGQVVPEGFLDELRPFDAIYLGALGWPAKIPDHVTLAPLVKIRQAFDQYACLRPVKLYPGVRSPLAGKGPAEIDFVVLRENSEGEYVDSGSRFHVGQPDEFALQTAIHTRRGVERILRFGFQLARRRRRKLVMATKSNAQRYAYTLWDEILEELRPQFADVEAERQHADALAMNFVRSPERLDVVVASNLFGDLLTDLGGIIAGGLGLAASTNTNPERTAPSMFEPVHGSAPDIAGRGIANPIAAILSAALMLDWLSCDAAAERVRQAVTKALTGGAATVDLGGKLSTREMGDAVLQALA, encoded by the coding sequence ATGAAAACATTTCGGATTGCGGTCTTGCCCGGCGATGGCATTGGACAGGAAGTCACGACCGAGGTTCTGCGCGTGCTCGAGGCTGCGGCCGCGCGCGATGCTGGCTTTTGCATCGCCCCCACCGAATTCGATTGGGGCGTGGCCCATTGGGAGCGGACGGGCCAGGTCGTGCCCGAGGGTTTTCTCGACGAGTTGCGCCCCTTCGACGCCATCTATCTCGGCGCGCTGGGCTGGCCGGCAAAGATCCCCGACCACGTGACGCTCGCGCCGCTGGTGAAGATCCGGCAGGCGTTCGATCAGTATGCCTGCCTGCGGCCGGTCAAACTCTATCCGGGGGTGCGCTCCCCTCTGGCCGGCAAAGGACCGGCCGAGATCGACTTCGTCGTGCTGCGCGAGAATTCGGAGGGAGAATACGTCGACTCGGGCAGCCGCTTCCACGTGGGGCAGCCTGACGAGTTCGCCCTGCAAACCGCCATCCACACGCGACGCGGGGTGGAGCGCATCTTGCGTTTCGGCTTTCAACTGGCGCGGAGGCGTCGTCGCAAGCTGGTGATGGCCACCAAATCGAACGCGCAGCGCTATGCGTATACGCTGTGGGACGAGATTCTCGAGGAACTGCGCCCACAGTTCGCCGACGTCGAAGCCGAGCGACAGCATGCCGATGCCCTGGCGATGAACTTCGTCCGCTCGCCCGAGCGGCTCGACGTCGTGGTGGCGTCGAACCTGTTCGGCGATCTTTTAACAGATCTCGGCGGCATCATTGCCGGCGGGCTGGGGTTGGCGGCGAGCACGAATACGAATCCTGAACGCACGGCCCCCTCGATGTTCGAGCCGGTACACGGCTCGGCGCCCGACATTGCAGGACGGGGCATCGCCAACCCGATCGCGGCCATTTTGAGCGCGGCGCTGATGCTCGATTGGCTGTCGTGCGACGCGGCGGCCGAGCGTGTGCGTCAGGCAGTTACCAAGGCGCTCACCGGTGGGGCGGCGACGGTGGATCTGGGCGGAAAGCTCTCGACGCGCGAGATGGGAGACGCGGTGCTGCAGGCGCTGGCTTGA
- a CDS encoding winged helix-turn-helix domain-containing protein, whose product MATMSYPTGVDQIGETAGVVWRILAEQGPLSLAKLVKEADLHRDLVMQAIGWLAREDKVTIEEEARTKIVYLR is encoded by the coding sequence ATGGCAACGATGTCCTATCCCACCGGCGTCGATCAGATCGGCGAAACCGCTGGCGTCGTCTGGCGCATTCTGGCCGAACAGGGCCCACTCTCGCTGGCCAAGCTGGTCAAAGAGGCTGACTTGCACCGCGATCTCGTGATGCAAGCCATCGGCTGGCTGGCGCGCGAGGACAAGGTCACGATCGAAGAAGAAGCCCGCACGAAGATCGTCTATCTGCGCTAA